CATCCATTCTGTACTCGTGTAGGGACCAGCTCACCTAACTGGTTTTTCACCACTGTCACGccagttttcttgggcacgacatgaACCGGGCTAACCCAATTACTGTTAGAAATCGGATATATCATTCCAGCATCTAACAGTTTTTGGATCTCCTTTTTTACTACCTCTATCATGGGTGGATTAAGGCGCCGTTGAGCATCCCTCTTTGGTTTCGTATTCTCTTCAATGGAAATTTTTTGCATACAGGTGGATGGACTTAGCCCATTTATGTCGGCTATCGTCCAACCAATAGCTTCCGTATAATCTCTCAGAACTCGAACTAGACTTTCCTCCTCGTCTTTGGTTAACTTGTTTGACACTATTACCGGTAAGGtgtctttctctcccaaaaagacGTACTTAAGATGGTCCGGTAATGCTTTAAGCTCCAAGATCGGTGGCTGCAAAACCGAGGGTAACATTTTAGTTTGGGAAGGTAATAGTTCAAATTGGTTACTTCGGTTTGTCAACGAAGGTTGCATATCCAAGTGATTGATGATTTCTTGCAACGGATCTTTAATGACTGCGAATTCCTCGAGATGATGTAAAACTTCCATGTCAATGTTTCTGTAAAGGACAGTTTCCAACTCATCAAAGTCATGTATTCAAAATAAGATTGAGTTAAACAATCTAAAATATCAATGCTAGAAATATTTAATAGTAAGTTAGGATGACCTATGGCCtcgtagacattgaatttcacAATTTCGCCATCAAACTCCATGGTCAGCGTCCCACTTCGAACATCTATTTTTGCGCTTGCGGTACTTAGAAACGGCcttccaagcaaaatttcagacGAATTAGTTGAATTATCATCTTCCATACTAATAATGTAGAAATCTGCAGGGAAAACTAATTCGTTAACTTTAACAAGGATGTCTTCAAGCAGCCCTTCGGGATAGACGACTGACCTGTCCGCCAACTGGATTATTACTCCTGTCTTTTTTAAAGGACCCGCGTTAATCAGCttataaatagaataaggcataacattaataaaagcccctaaatcacacatggctttcttaatgcctacattacctatctcacaggaaatagcaaacataccttggtccttgTATTTGGGCGGAACTTTCTTTTGCAGTACTGCGAAGGCATTTTCTCCTATATTTACTATTTCGTTACCTATTAACCTCCTCTTGCTAGTACACAACTCATTGAGGAATTTTGCATAACGAGGGATTTGTTTGATAACGTCGAGTAAAGGAATATTTACCTCCACCTTCCTGAATGTCTCGAGGATTTCTTTTTCCTCATTCTCTTTCTTATCCCTTACAAGCCTCCCTGGAAAAGGAGGTGGCATTACAACTGGTCTCTGAATTTATGACTCTGGCCTGGTTGTTGGATCGGAGATCTgcatttccttttccttttcttgcCCATGACTTTTAGTTGGTACTGTTTCCAGAACCTTTCCGCTACGAAGAATGATTGCACTGGCATTCTGCCGAGGGTTCAGCTCTGTCTGGGAAGGTAATTTACCTTGAGACTCCAAGCGATTAACTGCCATCGAgagtttactaacttgattagTTAACTCTTGTATTGATGCGTCTGTCCTCTGTTGATATTTTGCAGCATCGGCGGCAAGTCTTTCCACAACAGCTTCTAGAGATGTGCTCGGCTTGTGTTGTTGTTGTGGTGGTTGCAGAGGTCTCGGTTGGTATGGTGGATTATGTCGGGGATTAGCTCCGTAATTAAGGTTGGGATGATCCTTCCACCCAGGATTATAGGTGTTGGAGAAAGGATCATAGCGTCTTTGTGGAGGTCCTGGAAAACCTCCGACAGCATCAACATGTGCTATTGAATTGTCGTTAAGGATTGGGCACAAATCTGTCGGGTGTTCAAACGTAGTACAAATTCCACAAAGTGGGGTCAAACTCTTCTTTTCTGTAAGCAAAGTTTGAACAACATTCGTAAGCTTATCCAATTTATCTTCTAAAGTTGAAACGTTTACCCCATTAACCCATCTTATCAGTTCCGAATTTGGCCGATATTGTTGAGAATTTGTCGCCATGGTGGATATTAGCTCTCTTTCCCCTTGAGGGGTCATATTGACAAGTGTTCCTCCGCTAGCAGCGTCGatcatcttcatttccatagGGAGCAAACCCTCGTAGAAATATTGAAGAAGTGATTGTTCAGTCAACCCATGTTGAGGACAACTCGCACACAGTTTTTTGTACCGCTCCCAGTAGTCGTAGAGCGATTCACTCTCCAATTGGCGAATTTCCACTATGTCCCTCCTAAGCTCGGCTGCTCGTGACGCTGGGAAGAACCTGTCAAGAAATACACGAGATAAGTCATCCCACGTTGTGATAGAATCGGGaggtaagtaaaataaccattcttttgttgtatcaactaaagaaaaaggaaaggcccGAAGTTTGATCTCATCTTCGGGTACTCCCTGGGGTTTCATGCTTGAGCAGACCATGTGGAATTCTCTCAAGTGAGtgtgtagttttggacaagccagttcaggagtcgggataggtcgaaggctcagtcacactatctggaagatttttggtaaatggcttgtaaatttaagtatggcatgtatagcaatatacttattttgtgtaaatgattttatgatatggtgacagaatggttgagaaaatatttgataatgataaattatgaaaatggtaagtttagattatgtttgatgataaggaaaattattaagatacttagtgcataaaaactcataagagggatgaaatttgccataaacagaatactgcagcaacactgatgtgagtttgaaaatttactaaaaatcatagaaattgaatttggtgatggaatacatatcaaattgaagcttattatgtctagtttcacatgaaacaaatgaaacaggtaaaggaattatatgttagaagatattttaattttagtgaaacagggtcatagcagtttctgaatcccctgttcctactttagaaattcaccataaattgttaagatataattaggtggtgtattttatatcctcagaatccttattgagtctagttttaggagaaacaaacctcatagtcatatgaattttttacagagagaaatgtggttcgcagtaaacagaggtcagaccagtcaagtcctgaaacaggggtaactttaactaataaactgtactaattggccccaccaaaaattttataaaaaaattagtagataggtatatgagcctagattcagggaaaatttacggatcttgatttcgagtttcgtaactcgatatatgatttttcttgtgactgtgacgcaagtagcttaaaagctgtgaatgtagaaacaaataatccaaagttctaaaaatgttaaattaagcttagtaacacctcatactcgactccggcgacggtctcgggcgtgggggcgttacatttactggtatcagagcaggtttagttggttctcggactacgtgttgtatgtacggattttgctatacatgccatatgtataaattgtgatagtgtgacgacttctgacctttttaaatgatttttttatagtaaatggatcccgatccagctgtggcagatgaagtagagagtaatgcaccagctccggctgaaggagcagcgccgactgaaaatccacctcctactgttggtcagggaggaggagaaaggggtcgtgaagcctttctccaaatgatgagtgcatggtacactgagttcgttcgtacgaacccaaatgtacaacctcccccacctcccccaattcctcaacctgtacccccgatgcctcaaggtatggatctgatgaaatttcacagaactccagttgatagaattcgcaagcaatgggccgaagaatttaaagcaaatattgatgatgatgccgagagagcagagttctggcttgaaaattcaattcgggtatttgacgaattatcttgtacacctgaagaatgtttgaaatgcgctatatctttgttgagggattcagcttataattggtggaagactttgatttcggtggtaccgaaagagaaaataacttgggaattctttcaagaagagtttcagaagaaatatattagtgaaagatttattgatcagaagcataaagaatttcttgagctgaagcaaggtaatatgacggttacagaatatgaaagagagtttgttcgattaagtaagtatgccagagagtatgttcctacagaggccaagatgtgcgaacgatttgaagacgggctcaacgaagacatcaaggtatttgttggaattcttgaattaaaagaaatggtagtattggttgatcgagcttgtaaggccgaagaattacttaaagaaaagaaaaaggtagaggctgagactagaaattggaagaaaagaccgatgagcggttcattttcacagcaacctggaaagtcaaggaatatgaatcctcgttcccaagcttcagctgggcaatcatatgggaattataagaagcaaaatgtgggtcctaaatcccagactacttcggcagccagtgtagggaactcgagatttgttaaacctgagtgccagcggtgtggtagaaatcattttggtccgtgtagagcaaatgaatgttttcgatgtggttcttcggatcattttattagagactgcccagagagagctgagaaagaaaaatttcagaatgtaaaagctagtggtgcagattCGAGgggaagatatccaagaaaagctgggagcgaagcaagcagtaagaatgaagccagggatgcaccagttagacctgaaggaagggctccggctagaacttatgctattaaagcgcgtgaagatgcttcctcacctgatgtgattaccggtacattttccctctataatgttaatgttattgctttgattgatcccggttctactcattcatatgtgtgcatgaaattggtgtctagtatgaatatacctgttgagaacacagaatttatgattagagtgtcgaatccgttaggcaaatgtgtgactgtcgataaagtatgtaagaaatgtcctttaatgattcgggatcattactttccggccgacttgatgttgttgccgtttgatgagtttgatgttattttgggtatggattggttgacattgcatgatgctaaaataaattgcaaagaaaagattatagaattaaagtgtggaaatggtgaaactctgagggttgaatcagataaatcagaggcattgcctagtgtgatttcttcaatgtcggctcaaagatatctgagaaagggttatgaagcttatttggcgtatgtaattaatacaaaagaagttgaaaagaaagttgaatcagtgccagttgtgtgtgaatttgcggacgtatttcagaagaattgccgggtttgcctccagtcagggaagtagcatttggtattgatttgataccgggaacagcttcgatttcgattgctccgtatagaatggcaccagcaaagttgaaggaattaagtcgcagttgcaagagttgactgataaaggttttgtgagatcgagtttttcaccttggggtgctcccgtgttatttgtgaaaaagaaggatggttctatgaggttgtgtgttgattatcggcagttaaacaaggtgacaatcaaaaacaagtatccgttgccaagaattgatgatttgtttgatcagctaaaatgagcgacatggttttcaaagattgacttgagatctgggtattaccaactgcgggtaaaagagtcggatgtgcctaaaactgcttttagaacaaggtatggtcattatgaatttttagttatgccattcagaTTGACAAAttctcctgctgtgtttatggatttaatgaatcgcatatttcggccatacttggacaaatttgttgtggtgtttatagatgatattttaatttattcaaaagatgatacagagcatgctgagcatttgaggatagttttgcaaactttgagaaataagcagttgtatgctaagtttagtaaaagtgaattttggcttcgagaagttggatttttgggtcatattgtttcaggtgatggtatacgggttgatcctagtaaaatttcagccattgttgattgagaaccaccgaaaaacgtaaccgaagttagaagtttcttggggctagctgggtattatcggcggtttgtaaatggattttctataattgctgctcctatgactagactactccgaaaggatgttaaatttgaatggacggaagaatgtcaacagagtttcgaagaattgaaaaagttattaactgaagcaccagcgttgatacaacccgaatcaggtaaagaatttgtggtgtatagtgatgcttctctaaatggtttggggtgtgtgctcatgcaagaaggaaaagtggtggcatatgcttcgaggcagttaaaacctcatgagaggaattatcctactcacgatttggaattggctgcggtggtgtttgctttgaaaatttggcgacattatttgtatggtgaaaagtgtcgggtatataccgaccataaaagtcttaagtacttgatgtcacaaaaagatttgaatttaagacagcgaagatggttggaattattgaaagattacgagcttgttattgattatcatccgggaaaagcgaatgtggttgctgatgctttgagcagaaaattgttgtttgctttgagagttatgaacactcagttgaaagtgtcagatgatggttcgattctagcagagttaagagcaaaaccaatgtttttgcaagagatttctgaagctcagaaagatgatcaagatttgcaagccaagagaaaacagtgtgaagttgatacagagtcagatttcaaaattggttctgatgggtgcttaatgtttaaagatcggatttgtgtaccgaagaatgaggaattgattcaaaagatcctacaggaagcacatagtggctatttctcgattcatccgggtattacgaaaatgtataatgacttgaagaaaatgtattggtggaatggaatgaaaagagatatatcagagtttgtgtccaaatgcttaatttgtcaacaggtgaaagctgaacaccaagtgccttcgggattacttcagcctattatggttcctgaatggaaatgggatcggattactatggattttgtttcaggattgccattgactccgggaaagaaagatgccatctgggtaatagttgacagattaactaagtcggctcattttatcccggtacgtacggattattctcttaacaagttggctgaactgtatattagagaaattgttagattacacggaataccattgtcgattatttcagatagagatccaaggtttacctcgcggttttggcaaaagttgcaagacgcgttaggtacaaagttaaatttcagtactgcttttcatccacaaactgatggacaatcagagagagtaatttagattcttgaagatatgcttagatgttgtgtattggaatttcaaggaagttgggaaagatatttgccgctggtagaatttgcttacaacaatagttatcagacgagcttgaaaatggcaccttatgaagcattatatggtcgtaagtgtcgaacgccattgtattggactgaactcaaggaaaatcagatttatggagttgatctaataaaagaaactgaagaaaaagtgaagataattcgagattgtttgaaagctgcttcagatagacagaaatcttatacagatctaaaacgaaaggacattgaatttcaagttggtgataaagtatttttaaaggtgtctccgtggaagaaagtccttagatttggacggaagggcaaattaagtctgcgttttattgggccgtatgaagtaattgaaaaagttggaccggtagcatatcggctagcattaccacctgaattagaaaagattcattatgtgttccacgtatctatgttacgtcggtatcgttcaaatccttcacatgtagtttcaccgacagaaattgaactacaaccagatatgacctacgaagaagaaccgattaagattttagctcgagaggtcaaacaactaaggaataaaaatgttgcacttgtgaaggtgttgtggcaaaggtaTTGAGTAGAAGAAgttacatgggaatccgaagaaactatgagaaatcaatacccacatatgtttacaggtaagattttcgaggacgaaaatccttaaaggggggagagttgtaatatcccgagttagggcctaatcggaatagtggtttcgtgaccacaaatctgagatagaaataattattttataattattttgatgattatgatatgattgcatgattgtgtgaaaatttcgtgatgaaattctatgcctaaagtgcttaaattgaaagtagggactaaatcgaataagttgcaaaacttgcattctagaagtttttagtatgaaattgttttggaatattaatgaggaggtcttaaatagaaatttgaccaattttaagttcatggacaaatttaggacatggaaggaaattttgaaaagtttagtagtaagggtattttggtcatttagttattaaaatgaattaaaaacaaaattaaaagccaatttttgtccatcttcttcattaggccgaaagttcaagggttctccatagctagggtttgtttcaagcttccaagctccatagtaagtgattctaagccccgtttttaatgatttttacgtttttgagatcccggtaactcgataaagcttatgttagcaataatttaacctaggatttatatttggaaaaatacccataggtgaaatttgtgtattttgatgttttatgatagaatatgaagttttaaattatgttagacaacttgtactactcgattttaagcaaaaacgagtaaaagggcttaatcggtaaaaatacctaatagtcacaagtacatgttagggtgagaatttgatgttgccatagaagagaaaagtgatcagcatgttgtaaaacataagaataaggaataaagtttaatcccgagcctaggggcaaaaatgtaaatatgcaaaagtttaggggtaaaattgtaatttttccaaaatttgagttaaggattaatttgataatgtgagtattaaataagctaaatgtgttattttagatcaagaaagacgtggaatcgacctcaatcgaggaaaagaaaagattgtggactagattgcaaaatccttgtattttggtaccaaggtaagttcatgtgtaaataatgtagcataatggttatttttaagttattgatgttaattatatgttatgctgaattttattatgaaatgtatgctttgtggttaatttcaaataatatgtaaattatgtgagctacttgttaaatataattgttactgagtattgatttcggcattctacggaagacggcaaggataagtgttcgaggaaaaatcccgtttgaaccttaggaatagattaggatacaagtgacatgtcactaggatggttgagcatccgaactcgttgagttgagtccgagttcacttatggatgcgaatgtccgaactcgttgagttgagtccgagttcgtgagatgtaactaggcatccgaactcgttgatttgagtccgagttcacttatggatgcgaatgcccgagctcgttgagttgagtccgagttcgcttatgggcgggttacatgattgcttgattgaatatgtggcacttatatgcaaattatccatgtatccgaattatattccgatgtgttcaacgggtaaagttttactcaaatggaggaatactcgagatgaaaagagacgtattggtaagtgatgagaaatggatatttggacaggtatgtatttaaccctcgggttgagtgttgattacaaccacgataaggtaataagatgatgaaaaatgattaaaaaatgtgataagtgtgttgatgatatatgctaatgttgattagtttgattgtttgttatgttatttattatttacatatgaacttactaagcatttatgcttactcctccttcttactcattgtaattttggacaagccagttcaggagtcgggataggtcgaaggctcagtcacactatccggaaaatttttggtaaatggcttgtaaatttaagtatggcatgtattgtAACACTCCTTAGCCGAGATTGTTTCCAgaatcgagcacgaggcattactaaacttaatctatcacttaaatagttttaaattgtttatttaagcttttcggAATGTGCTGCCATTCTGCGTCGTAGTCgcctaaaaattcatatcttgagttccaaaactcaaaattaagatccgtaaatttttcttgaaactagactcatatatatatccactaattttttcatagatttttgacttggccaattagtacagtttattagttaaagtttcccttgtttcaaaaCTCGACTGCACTAACCTCTTCTTGCTACGAACCATGTTTcttcctgtacaaaattcatatcactaagccgtttgtttctgttaaaactagactcaacaaggattaTAACCATATAAATAAAACCTTCTAAtaagttttttacaatttatggtgaatttcaaaagttgaaataggggatccagaaatcgctctgaccctgtttcactaaaactcagatatatcatataatataatacctttacctatttttcttattccataagaaaatagacataataagatttaatttaatatattattcatcttcaaactatgtttctacaatttttagtgatttttcaaagttacgtcatTTTTGTTACTTGAATttgtttttaggttactttcacatttttcataattttcatgtgataatcaccattcaatcatacatattaataaacatgcatatcatcggccatttttattagctaatcactagcaagtatttacacatcattcattgttcatattataccaaaagtagctaagtttctatacatgccatacacaaaacaaaacatctaattataccgagttatttctttgatagtgtgatcggcctccgacgtttccttcgatccccgagtggctagataagtactataagaagaaaaaaataaagagattaagcactaggcttagtaagcttacaagcaaataaatcacaacattcaacataatggataattatgcataatatcatctaacatcataaatttctttacttctcaatttctatcttcttctttattcccttaccttctttcttacctgacctttccttttcataaatataatctactttcctttgctgttaattcactgtaatttaactcgtattctgacccgttgaaccactcggaatactaaggatactagggtcattcctgtctatcaataccctgccaatgccatgtctttgacatggacttacatgaattattcctgtctccaatgcatatataatatggacttacatggtcAATCCTGTCTCCagagccatatttctaatatggacttacatggctcatttctgttctgtcctgtcaaccctaatatcctaacattcctagggttcaaccggggctttttaacacttttcctctatcacttcaccttaaattcgactttaaatattttcataacataaatatataaatgctggaaattgacaataataatgtaaataaaagaatattgcatttatttactgtaaacttacctcgatacaaaatgtgactaaagttactattagtcctttactttttcttttcccgatttactcccgaatttcgctcttcttgatctataatagcaaatttagcttatttaatatcaacatttatcaaaaaaccctttactcaaactttggaaaaatcatattttgcccctaaactttcacatatttgcactttgccccaaggctcgtaaattaaacttcatcctattttctcatgttttatgacatactgatcattttcccttctatgacaacatcaaattcacacactaacatgtacttatgactattaggtatttttaccgattaagctttTTACTcgtttcacttaaaaccaagtagcacaagttgtctaacataatttaaagcctcatattccatcataaaacatcaaaatacacaaatttcacctatgggtatttttccaaatttgattcctaacttaaattattgctagcataagctttatcgagctaccgggactaaaaaacgtaaagatcattaaaaacggggcttggaatcacttactataaagctgaaagttgaagaaaccccagctatggagagaggtaaggttcggctggtaacttgaagaagatgatacaatttatcatctttttaccttttattaatgttaataaccaaatgaccataataccccttactgaactttcaaaaattccttcatgtctaattttgtccatgaacttaaaatggtcaaattaccatttaagatctcctaattaatattccaaaataattcatactaaaaacttctagaatgaaagtttgcaaattattcgattagtccctaacctcaacttaagcactttatgcatagaattttatcacgaaattttcgcacaatcatgtaatcataccatgaacctcaaataataataaaataaatttttttctacctcggatttatggtttcgcaaccactgttccgtttaggccctattttggaatgttacatttctccccccctttagggattttcgtcccgaaaatcaTACTTGTGAAGAGATatgggtactgttttcgcatagcctcttcgggttcccatgtagcctcgtctaccccatgtctattccatagtactttcacaagtacaATACTTTTgatccttaattgctttacctctcgagctagaatctttaccggttcttcaccgtaagtcatgtctggctgaatctcaacctctgtctgagaaatcacatgtgacggatctgaacgataacgacgtagcatagacacatgaaatacattatgaatcttctctaactcaatcggcaaagctaaccgatatgctaatggtccgatCTCTCAATCATAAAACGGTCAATAGAACGTGGACTTAGTTGCCTTTCtgccaaatctaagaactttcttccacggggatacttcaAAAAACTTGTCACAACTTGATattcgatctcttttcttttaaatCGCATACGACTCTgcctgtctgaagctgctttaaACATTTCTGATAATTCATTTTTCtctgtttctttaactagatcaacctaAATTGGCTTTCTTTAAGCTCTGTCATATAAAGGTGTGCggatttacgtccatacaaagcttcataaagTGCATctcaaacttgactgataactattattgtaggcaaactctacaaTGGTAAGTATTTTCCCAACTACTTGaaattctaatacacaacatctaagcatatctcaagtacctgaataact
The sequence above is drawn from the Gossypium hirsutum isolate 1008001.06 chromosome A05, Gossypium_hirsutum_v2.1, whole genome shotgun sequence genome and encodes:
- the LOC121229188 gene encoding uncharacterized protein, with translation MALETGLTMFFPASRAAELRRDIVEIRQLESESLYDYWERYKKLCASCPQHGLTEQSLLQYFYEGLLPMEMKMIDAASGGTLVNMTPQGERELISTMATNSQQYRPNSELIRWVNGVNVSTLEDKLDKLTNVVQTLLTEKKSLTPLCGICTTFEHPTDLCPILNDNSIAHVDAVGGFPGPPQRRYDPFSNTYNPGWKDHPNLNYGANPRHNPPYQPRPLQPPQQQHKPSTSLEAVVERLAADAAKYQQRTDASIQELTNQVSKLSMAVNRLESQGKLPSQTELNPRQNASAIILRSGKVLETVPTKSHGQEKEKEMQISDPTTRPES